The genomic stretch TACGCAGAAGACGATTTCATGGTCAGTAAAATAATGTCCATGATACTGGCCAGAGAGTTTAAGAAGGTTTATACCGTTAAAAACGGTAAGGAAGCCCTTGCCGTTTTCCGTGAGCATAAACCGGATATAGTTATAACTGATCTGGCTATGCCCGAAATGAGCGGCTTTGAACTCGTGGAAAAAATAAAAGAGGAAAGCCCTGATACCAAAATTGTCATAACCACAGCCTACCGCGAAGAGGCGGAGGTTATTCAGGGGGTTAAAAAGCTCTTCAAACCCATTGACAGGGATGAATTTTTTAAATGCCTTGATGAGCTGGGGAAGTAATTTCTCAGTCAGTAAACTTCGGAATAACTATTTCAAAGACAGCGCCTTCCTCTGAGTTGCCGGCGTTTATTCTGCCGCCGTTATGCTTTTCTATGACCATCTTAGCCATGTAGAGCCCTATTCCCGTGCCTTTGCCCTCTTCCTTGGTTGTGTAGTAAGGATCAAAAACCTTGGGCAGTCTGTCAGGGCTGATTCCGGTTCCGTTGTCCTTTATGCGCAGTACAACCTGACGGAGCATATTTTCTATCTCTATCCTGATGAAGCCCTTCTTAATATCATCACCGCTCATTTTTTCCTCAATGGCATCCACGGCGTTATAAACAATATTCATCAGAGCCTGCTTAAACTCATCCAGATAGCCGTAAACAGTTGTCCTTCCCTCCGGGCAGTCCCCCCAGACGGGCGCTTCGGTACAGTCATGCATCTCTCCGGAGCAGATACAGTAAATGCGGTAGTTTATGCTTCTGTCGTGCATCTGAACGCGCAGCAGCTTCATCAGCTTCACAATCTCAGACGCGACATCAAAGTGCGTCTTTGTCTTGTCAGGGGCGAAAA from Geovibrio ferrireducens encodes the following:
- a CDS encoding response regulator, which translates into the protein MKNKTILYAEDDFMVSKIMSMILAREFKKVYTVKNGKEALAVFREHKPDIVITDLAMPEMSGFELVEKIKEESPDTKIVITTAYREEAEVIQGVKKLFKPIDRDEFFKCLDELGK